The following is a genomic window from Thermoanaerobaculia bacterium.
AGGCGAGTACTGTCGGGATTGGAGCGCGGCGATGCATCGCCGCGCTTCTCTCTCTATCTGTAGTTGAGGAACTGGAGAGGCAGCCCGAAATCCTCCCCCCGCAGCAGCGCGATGACCGCCTGGAGGTCGTCCCGGCTCTTGCCCGTCACCCGGACCTGGTCCGCCTGGATCGAGGCCTGGACCTTGATCTTCGAGTCCTTGATCGTCTTCACGATCGCCTTCGCCTTCTCGGTCGGGATTCCCTGCTGGATCTTCACCGCCTGGCGAACCGTCGCGCCGGCCGCGGGCTCGACCTTCTGGAAGTCGAGGGATTTCACCGCGATCCCCCGCTTGACGAGCTTCGTTTCGAGGATGTCGACCACGCTCTTCAACTTGTGCTCGTCGTCGGAGGAGAGGGTCAGCTGGAGCTCCTTCTCGTTCCACTCGATCTTCGACTTGCTCCCGCGGAAATCGAAACGCGTCGCGATCTCCTTCGAGGCCTGCTGGACGGCGTTCAATACTTCCTGGAGAT
Proteins encoded in this region:
- a CDS encoding YajQ family cyclic di-GMP-binding protein — translated: MAQDNSFDVVSKVDLQEVLNAVQQASKEIATRFDFRGSKSKIEWNEKELQLTLSSDDEHKLKSVVDILETKLVKRGIAVKSLDFQKVEPAAGATVRQAVKIQQGIPTEKAKAIVKTIKDSKIKVQASIQADQVRVTGKSRDDLQAVIALLRGEDFGLPLQFLNYR